A DNA window from Gigantopelta aegis isolate Gae_Host chromosome 4, Gae_host_genome, whole genome shotgun sequence contains the following coding sequences:
- the LOC121371923 gene encoding piggyBac transposable element-derived protein 4-like has product MAADEDAIWREFFDDSDSDEDLFEGFMASDIDGEMDSEDFSESDVDVPTPGVSLSDSFEDSWLPRFDKRTGVLLDTDGTETAFEIFCKFLDEDFISMLTIQTNLYAEQYFEKHPKDTLPPCSTTRGWVPVVNTEMKSFLGILLFMGAVKLPNYASYWSTNALTQMKGFREIMSRDRWQIIWMFFHVCDNTTNLPRDHPNHDPTFKIHPVVDKLIERFRDIYYPEKELSVDESLIAFKGRSSMGQYMPQKPHKWGLKAWVLCESSTGYCYNWFMYVGRKQNTEVGLTNSVVMQLCEVVKDAGHHVYMDNFFSSPQLFKDLSECSVGACGTLRANRRGTPPQIQRAKLKKGDDPMFVRDDKCLFIAWMDKKQVNVLSTINNTRMMIKYIRCRDPANNNRREINKPKAIECYNQFMGGVDLLDQKIWTYLGVHRTVKWWKKVFLYLLELAFVNFTVVWKRLHPGVKLDKYKLRLSIISSLVATHDRATTAKPRYSIDDVPTRLENKRHFTGINNNKTKSGAQAFPDCVVCSDRKVPKGRHQTQYICKQCDKPMCPYPCFERYHTLLSFKIQCTKDLHKE; this is encoded by the coding sequence ATGGCGGCCGACGAAGATGCTATTTGGAGAGAATTCTTTGATGATAGCGATTCAGATGAAGATTTGTTTGAAGGTTTTATGGCGAGTGATATCGATGGAGAAATGGATAGTGAAGATTTTTCGGAATCTGATGTTGACGTTCCGACACCAGGTGTTTCATTATCGGATTCGTTTGAGGATTCTTGGCTTCCGCGATTCGACAAACGGACCGGCGTTTTGCTCGATACAGATGGAACAGAAACTgcgtttgaaatattttgtaagttTCTTGACGAAGATTTCATTTCGATGCTAACAATTCAAACGAACTTGTACGCAGAACAGTATTTTGAAAAGCACCCCAAAGATACATTACCGCCTTGTTCTACAACACGTGGATGGGTACCTGTAGTGAACACTGAAATGAAATCATTTTTGGGCATTTTGTTGTTCATGGGCGCTGTCAAGTTGCCCAATTATGCTTCCTATTGGTCAACAAATGCATTGACCCAAATGAAAGGATTTCGAGAGATCATGAGCCGTGATCGCTGGCAAATAATATGGATGTTTTTCCATGTGTGTGATAACACAACAAACCTTCCAAGAGACCATCCAAACCATGACCCAACTTTCAAAATCCACCCTGTTGTTGATAAACTGATTGAAAGATTTCGCGACATTTATTACCCCGAGAAAGAACTTTCTGTGGATGAAAGCCTTATTGCATTCAAGGGCCGTTCATCTATGGGTCAGTATATGCCACAGAAGCCACATAAATGGGGACTGAAAGCATGGGTACTGTGTGAATCCTCGACAGGATATTGCTACAACTGGTTTATGTATGTTGgacgaaaacaaaacacagaggTGGGACTAACTAATTCAGTTGTCATGCAGTTGTGTGAAGTTGTCAAGGATGCAGGACATCATGTATACAtggacaattttttttcttcaccacAATTGTTCAAAGATTTATCAGAATGCAGTGTTGGAGCTTGCGGCACTCTACGGGCAAACCGACGCGGAACTCCGCCTCAAATACAGAGAGCTAAGTTGAAAAAAGGAGACGACCCAATGTTTGTTCGGGACGACAAGTGTTTATTCATTGCCTGGATGGACAAGAAGCAGGTAAATGTGCTGTCTACCATCAACAACACCCGTATGATGATCAAGTACATTCGATGCAGGGACCCAGCCAATAACAACAGGAGAGAGATCAACAAACCAAAAGCTATCGAGTGTTACAACCAGTTTATGGGTGGAGTGGATTTATTGGATCAAAAGATTTGGACCTATCTTGGTGTGCACAGAACAGTAAAATGGTGGAAAAAGGTGTTCCTCTATTTATTGGAACTGGCATTTGTGAATTTCACAGTTGTCTGGAAACGGTTGCATCCAGGTGTGAAACTGGACAAATACAAACTACGTCTTTCCATCATTTCGTCGCTTGTAGCAACACACGATCGTGCCACAACTGCCAAGCCAAGATACAGCATTGACGATGTTCCAACAAGACTGGAAAACAAACGCCATTTCACCGGgatcaacaacaacaagacaAAAAGTGGAGCTCAGGCATTTCCGGATTGTGTTGTGTGTTCGGATCGAAAAGTTCCAAAAGGTCGACATCAAACACAGTATATCTGCAAACAATGTGATAAACCTATGTGTCCTTATCCTTGTTTTGAAAGGTACCACACATTGCTGAGTTTCAAAATTCAGTGCACAAAGGACTTGCATAAAGAGTAA